One stretch of Tenacibaculum sp. MAR_2010_89 DNA includes these proteins:
- a CDS encoding aconitate hydratase, with protein sequence MAFDIEMIKEVYQKVVERVDAARKITGKPLTLAEKILYTHLWDGAPNTAFIRGKDYVDFAPDRIACQDATAQMALLQFMQAGKKNVAVPTTVHCDHLIQAKVGADKDLQAALNNSNEVFNFLESVSNKYGIGFWKPGAGIIHQVVLENYAFPGGMMIGTDSHTVNAGGLGMVAIGVGGADAVDVMAGMPWELKFPKLIGVKLTGKLSGWTAPKDVILKVAGIVSAKGGTGAIVEYFGEGAKAMSCTGKGTICNMGAEIGATTSTFGYDESMERYLRATDRSDVADAANKVKDYLTGDADVYENPEQYFDQVIEINLSELSPLLNGPFTPDLSTKAGEEMTTKANDNDWPLQVEWGLIGSCTNSSYEDLSRAASIAQQAIDKGLKTKAEFGINPGSEKVRYTADRDGILEVFENLDATIFTNACGPCIGQWARYEDPKNAPKNSIIHSFNRNFAKRADGNPNTHAFVASPELVAAITIAGRLDFNPMTDKLINENGEEVMLDEPTGWELPPKGFEVKDDGYLAPEEDGSGVEIKVNPDSERLELLTPFIPLGTEINGAKLLIKAHGKCTTDHISMAGPWLRYRGHLDNISNNCLIGAVNAYNMKTNFVKNQLNGDYDAVPKTARAYKAANVKTIVVGDHNYGEGSSREHAAMEPRHLGVAAVLVKSFARIHETNLKKQGMLGLTFSNETDYDLIQEDDTFNFLDLNKFSPGKPLTIEVVHSDGAKDIVMANHTYNEGQIEWFKEGSALNLIKKQNA encoded by the coding sequence ATGGCTTTCGATATTGAAATGATAAAAGAGGTGTACCAAAAGGTAGTTGAAAGGGTGGATGCTGCTCGTAAAATTACCGGTAAACCTTTAACACTAGCAGAGAAAATATTATATACTCACTTATGGGATGGAGCCCCAAATACAGCATTTATAAGAGGAAAAGACTATGTAGATTTTGCACCAGATAGAATTGCTTGTCAAGATGCTACTGCTCAAATGGCATTATTGCAATTTATGCAAGCTGGGAAAAAAAATGTAGCAGTACCAACAACTGTTCATTGTGATCATTTAATTCAAGCAAAAGTAGGAGCAGACAAAGATTTGCAAGCTGCTTTAAATAATAGTAATGAAGTATTTAATTTTTTAGAATCAGTATCTAACAAATACGGAATTGGTTTTTGGAAGCCTGGAGCAGGTATTATACATCAAGTTGTACTTGAAAATTATGCATTCCCTGGTGGAATGATGATTGGTACAGATTCTCATACTGTAAATGCAGGAGGGTTAGGTATGGTAGCCATTGGAGTTGGAGGAGCAGATGCAGTAGATGTGATGGCAGGAATGCCCTGGGAACTAAAATTCCCTAAATTGATAGGAGTTAAGTTAACAGGCAAATTATCTGGTTGGACTGCACCAAAAGATGTTATTTTAAAAGTAGCTGGTATTGTTTCAGCTAAAGGTGGAACTGGTGCTATTGTAGAATATTTTGGTGAAGGAGCTAAAGCAATGTCTTGTACAGGGAAAGGTACAATTTGTAATATGGGTGCAGAAATAGGAGCTACTACTTCTACTTTTGGCTATGATGAATCAATGGAACGTTACTTACGTGCTACAGATAGAAGTGATGTTGCAGATGCTGCTAATAAAGTTAAAGATTATTTAACTGGTGATGCTGATGTATATGAAAACCCTGAACAGTATTTTGATCAGGTTATTGAAATTAATTTATCAGAATTAAGTCCTTTATTAAACGGGCCATTTACTCCAGATTTATCTACCAAGGCTGGTGAGGAAATGACAACTAAAGCTAATGATAATGATTGGCCATTACAAGTTGAATGGGGGTTAATAGGTTCTTGTACAAATTCGTCTTATGAAGATTTGTCTAGAGCAGCATCAATTGCTCAACAAGCTATTGATAAAGGATTAAAAACAAAAGCAGAATTTGGTATTAATCCAGGTTCAGAAAAAGTAAGATATACGGCTGATAGAGATGGTATTTTAGAAGTTTTTGAAAATTTAGATGCAACGATTTTTACCAACGCATGTGGACCGTGTATTGGTCAATGGGCACGTTATGAAGATCCTAAAAATGCACCTAAAAACTCTATAATCCATTCATTCAATAGAAATTTTGCAAAACGGGCTGATGGAAATCCAAATACACATGCCTTTGTGGCATCCCCTGAATTAGTGGCAGCAATTACTATTGCTGGACGTTTAGACTTTAATCCAATGACAGATAAGTTAATTAATGAAAATGGAGAAGAGGTAATGTTAGATGAACCAACAGGATGGGAACTGCCTCCTAAAGGTTTTGAGGTAAAAGATGATGGGTATTTAGCTCCTGAAGAAGATGGAAGTGGTGTAGAAATAAAAGTTAATCCTGATTCTGAACGATTAGAATTATTAACACCATTTATTCCATTAGGAACTGAAATTAACGGGGCTAAATTATTAATTAAAGCTCATGGAAAATGTACAACAGATCATATTTCTATGGCTGGACCATGGTTACGTTATCGTGGACATTTAGATAATATATCTAATAATTGTTTAATTGGAGCAGTAAATGCTTATAATATGAAAACTAATTTTGTAAAAAATCAGTTAAATGGTGATTATGATGCTGTACCAAAAACAGCAAGAGCTTATAAGGCGGCGAATGTAAAAACAATTGTTGTTGGTGATCATAATTATGGAGAAGGATCGTCTAGAGAGCATGCCGCTATGGAACCTCGTCATTTAGGGGTGGCTGCAGTATTGGTAAAATCATTTGCTCGTATTCATGAAACAAACTTAAAAAAACAAGGAATGTTAGGTTTAACGTTTTCAAATGAAACTGATTACGATTTAATTCAAGAAGATGACACATTTAATTTTCTAGATTTAAATAAATTTAGTCCAGGAAAACCACTAACAATTGAAGTGGTTCATTCTGATGGGGCTAAAGATATTGTTATGGCAAATCATACATATAATGAAGGTCAAATAGAGTGGTTTAAAGAAGGTTCAGCCTTAAACTTAATAAAAAAGCAAAACGCTTAG